GAGCTGGAGGCCGGCACCAAGGTGCTCTGCTCGGTGGCCGGGCCCAGGGAGGCTGGCGGCGGCCCCGGAGCGCCGGCGGGGGAGCCCCGGGGCCGGCTGCTGTGCGAGTTCCGTCGGGCGCCGTTCTCCAGCCGCGGGGCCCGTTGCCACCCGGCGGAGCGGGAGCCGGAGCTGGGCCTGGCGCTGCAGGAGGCGCTGGAGCCCTGCGTCCGCCTGGGGCGCTACCCTCGGGCCCAGCTGGAAGTCAGCGCCCTGTTGCTGCAGGACGGAGGCTCCGCCTTGGCCGCCGCTCTCTGCGCCGCGGGGCTGGCCTTAGCCGACGCCGGAGTGGAGCTCTATGACCTGGTGGCCGCCTGCGCTCTCTGCCGGAAACCGGGGCCTCAAGGAGAGTGGCTGCTGCAGCCCAGCGAGGCTGAGGAGCGCCTGGCCGGCAGAAGAGGAGCTCACCTCACTCTGGCCCTGCTGCCCTCCCTCAACCAAGTGGCCGGGCTCctgggcagcggaggaggaggaggagaggccgaGAGCTGGGCCACCGCCCTCCGCTTGGGCCTCGACGGCTGCCAGCGCCTCTATCCGCTCCTCCGGCAGAGCCTCCTCCGCGCCCTGCGCCCAAAGAAGGAAGACCAGGGGCCAACGGTGGGCCCCGAGGACAAGGAGGACGATGGCGAGGGACAGGACAGGGCTCCAGCTTCACCTCCAGACTCTTCCAGGGAGTTCAAAACTGGAGGCTTCTGAGAGGCAGAGTCGGCATCTGCTGCGTCCGCACCACAGCCCTGTTTGACACGGCTCCATGCCATCACACTTCTCCAAAAACTACCTTTAACACAATCCGATCGcatgaattgccatggctccatgctatgggattctggggatggCTACATGCCTccaaaaactacatttcccagaattccagagcatgaactgccatggctccatgctatgtgATTCTAGGAACTGCCAAATGGTTCCAAAAGCTACCTTTAACACTATCCGATTGCAtgaaccgccatggctccatgataTGCCATTGTGAGAACTACTAAATGGCTCcaaaaactgcatttcccagaattccaaagcgtggtgtcaaatcagattgctgcagtgtgggtgcagctcAAGAGTGTGGATCCCACTACACTCCTTTTCAGCCCTTGGAGTCTCTCTTTCCACAAGTCTTTCCCAGGTTGAGTGAATGTGAGCATCCTGGCTTTAGGTCCCCAAGGACTGCATCCAGGGAAGACTAGGCTGTATGCACCTCCTTGCCCACTTTGTGTCTGGAACCAGGCATGCCTTTCTCCAAGGACTAGCAGCAGTATCTGCATCGGAAGATGGGCCTTTGGCCTTGAGCGTGTGTGAGGAGTCCGGAGAATTTGAACTGGGTACTTCTGCAAGGCAAAGGCACAACGTCCAACCAGAACGGCTTGAGGAGAAGCACACACCAACAATAGACCAACCCAGGGATACTTTCAAACTGCTTTCTGTGAAATAATGGACTGATGCCATTATTCATGTTTTGATTTATCACTGTCTCCCCAAACTTGGTGCTcttcagatgtgctggactagaactctgttGTTCCTATCCATCAGGAGATACAATCCAAAATACCCAATGGCACCAGGTTGGAGAAAACAGCtagaaagatttttctttttaactacaGTTGGTATCCATTTTGCTATGAACAGTTAATGTCAAACTAGGttacaagaaaataaaagttttgttacTGCCTGGAGTTTTGGTTGCTGGTGTTGTGTCTGAGCAGAGGCCCTGCCTTAAGAAAATGATGCCACCATCTCTCTCCCAAAATTTATTGATTACCCTTGGAAAACGTGTTGATTCATTTGCAAATGTACATAGACCCTTAGAGATGGCTTCACAACTACTTGGCAGAGAAAACCGGTGGGTTTTGCACTGAGGGAAGCAGTAGTTTTTAAATGCAAACTCTGAATTCTTCCTGGTGGCATTTGTTAGGTTTAATTCCATTCTTTAATATATAtcaattttaattatatatatatatacctccgttatttgtgaagtcaaaggctttcatggccagaatccatagtcttttgtgggtttttgatctatgtggccatgttctagaagagtttctttctgacattcgCCAGCACCTGCGGCTGGCATCTTAGAGAAACCCATTATTAGTTGGGCAAAATGTCCCTTTAAGAAGTGGTAAAATAACTTCGATGGCTGTAAATGTTAAGAAACACCAGGTGTCAACCCTAATGGTATCATCACTGTGTATAAGGGCTCTGGAATCCAGGACAGGTCTGGGTTGAAGAGAGGAGTTGGTGTTTTGGAGGGTTTGTAGAGTGTTTGTTGGAGAAGTGGATTGTAGGTAGCAGACAGTGTATGTTGACAGAAGTCAGAGCTTCTGTTGTAAATGTATTTTGCAACAGGAAGATcaaagcctccaaggacttgggAAGAAGTCAACTGTGCCTGCACCTTATTTTATGTTGGTCAGAGCTTTGTTGCTAAATAGTGCATACTGGGTTGTGTTTCTGCACTCTGCAATGAGCTCCTGTTGAGGTCAAGCATCTCAGAAAGTGCTGATCGTTGGCTTGggcctagtttttgtttgttttggttacTGCACACCTGCAAACACAGGAGAGCTAGCATTATTTCCTTTAGGAAATAGGCTACATTTATATCGGTTTTATTTCCTGTCCTCCATCTTGTTCTAATTGCCCTAAATGGCTGGTacatatatactttaaaaaaatgccttTGGGGCCAGCCCTGACTGGATATAAGAATTAAAACTGGTATTGCTGCAAAGGTGGTGAATGCAGGCCAGGACAGTTAGTCAAGGTGGATAGTTTTATCATGGTTTGTGGATGTCTTTAATGATAGTAAAGCTTCAATATTATCAAACACACTTTAAAGTACATTATACATTTCTGAGATGTAGCAACTACCTTCAGGATACTGTCCCCTGTGTTCTTTGTGGAAGCTGTCAGGAACATTTATTTTAGATTGATGCAGTCTTTAATCAAATAGGTCCTTTGCAGAACAGCTGCTCTAAGAAACTGATGGGCTGTGGCCTCTGGAAGATGGAGGGGTAGAAAGAAAGCCAGCAAATCCTAGActcagtgctgttcaacatctttatcagtgacttgtgtgatggaatagagggcatgcttatcaaatttgcagatgacactaaatcattcaaaatgaccttaacagatagGAAAGCTGAGCCAggactaagaaaatgaatttcagcagagagAAATGGATACCACACTTggaaagtaaaaatgaaatgcatagatataagatgggtgacccAAGGCTTGactctaggagtcttagtggatcACAGctatgtgatgtggcagctaagaaagccaatgcaattctaggctgcatcaatacaagtatagtgtctagatccagggaa
This genomic stretch from Sceloporus undulatus isolate JIND9_A2432 ecotype Alabama chromosome 8, SceUnd_v1.1, whole genome shotgun sequence harbors:
- the EXOSC6 gene encoding exosome complex component MTR3 — encoded protein: MPLDHRRVPGPEESQSPLLFVRAGGDGKAEAVRTSGRDPSRLQPLFARVGLLSQAKGSAYVELEAGTKVLCSVAGPREAGGGPGAPAGEPRGRLLCEFRRAPFSSRGARCHPAEREPELGLALQEALEPCVRLGRYPRAQLEVSALLLQDGGSALAAALCAAGLALADAGVELYDLVAACALCRKPGPQGEWLLQPSEAEERLAGRRGAHLTLALLPSLNQVAGLLGSGGGGGEAESWATALRLGLDGCQRLYPLLRQSLLRALRPKKEDQGPTVGPEDKEDDGEGQDRAPASPPDSSREFKTGGF